Within Marmota flaviventris isolate mMarFla1 chromosome 13, mMarFla1.hap1, whole genome shotgun sequence, the genomic segment GAAGAGTTCAGAGCTTGgggttagctcagtggtacagcacttggccagcatgtgtgagatcctaGGTTCTAACCTCAGTACACATACACAACCCCCCTGTGACccgctccccccaaaaaaagaaatataaaaggaaaaagaggggtCCAGAGTCTAATCTGAAGTCTGATTCTCAGACTAGTGGCTTCAGTTCTCTACCATGAACATCTCTCTTAAAAAGCCTCTGAGCTCTCCCTTTTCAAAGCATGGAAAATAGATAAAACACCACAGCCAGACTACCTACCTACTCTATATCCTAACAGAATCAGTAGCATAAGTGAAGGATGAATTTGTAACTTAAATTTTTGGAAGATTTTCCCTTGAGAATGTTTCTAAAGCATGATAGACTTGGAATATAAACCAATTGTGCTGAGGCCATATTTTTCCCTCTGTTTCAAAAAGAGTGTTTCATGGCTTGGAGACTGCGACATATGGTAGCAAGCAGACACAACTCATTAGCATAGATTCATAACGACATATTGTTACTAATCTGTGCAGTCTCAGAGCATATTGGTTGCTGTTTTCAGTTTAATCTAAATACTGTCACCTATTTCTCAAAAGATGAGATGAAGGAGGAAAATGGTTTTAAACTGTCTTGTctaatatatttgtttctttgctAAAAGTGAAACCAAAGTTATGGGGGCTGGCTGCTTGCTTCTTGACAAGTAATTTacttctttgggcctcagtttcctcttttgtgaaCATTAAGAGTTGATTTGATTACATTAATAAGACtaacagaaataatttgaaacaGGTACATATGGAGCCACAAAAGTAAGAGGAATGCAGTTGAAATATAAATGAAGCGCAGGGTTTGGGGTCAGAAAACCTGGTATAAATCCTTGCTTTGTTACTTACTGAATGGATGGCCTTGGGGAACTTCCAATCTTTCTATGCCTCATCTGTAAAGCTGAGATGATGGTGCCCACATCAcagttttgtatatatttattttgatacaataAAGATTGTACCAAGAATCATTGTAGCTCTATAAATGGTAACTATTATTGTCACTCCAAGGAGTTGGACAAAACTAAAATTGTTGACAATTGGCAATcaactgagagaaaaaaaacaaaacaaaacaaagaattctAACTTGGAAGTAAGTATGATCCATTTTCCCATCAGATCTTTCCAATGCTGAAAACAGAAACAAGTTCTTGATTCAATCATTGCCACAAAGTTTTGGGCAGCTATGTTAGGTAGATTGATGAAGCAATCATTTAATTCTAGTCACTccagaaactaaaatatttttcttttccttgttacGTTCGCATACATAATCCACGTTTCAAACCCATGTTCATAATTTCAAAATCTCCATATTTTGATGTACACATTGCCACTAAAAATAATGTCTCTCTTTTAGAGGTCTTTTTGGCCAGCATGACATGTGCTCACTTTCCCCATGTAAAATTCCCTCCACAAAGTCAAACAGTGCCCTCTTTTAAAGTTTCCCCAGTTCTCAAGGAGTCTATTACTCCCTCTGAAAATGGGAGGTGGGAGAGAGGACATTGACATTGTCCCCATTGTTTCCTTTCTGGGCAAGAATCACAAAGACATTCAATTAACTTTAGAGTGGGTTTGGCTAGGTAGTAAATGTTTCTACCTCACTGTTTTTATGGTCCCTGTATTTACCTGTCTCAAATAGTGTTATTACTAGAATCAAATCAAGTATCAATTTTCATAAaacaggaaactgaggcctaaagtgaatgaaaaaccagcctctatctcagagcaaagctgtccaagaaagggacatggcctttgtccttggaaaaacccacagagcactcctaggcacattcccaccctgctaagttgtttatctacaaataacaggagtgatctgctgcgccaggtgtccctgactcagtcaggctaggtggagatccatagcaatctcctagcagccaccaatcagcatgagacagggaaatacctgggatgccagatgaccctcccagtttatggtggttgataacatgttgggaaaccatgtagttcagcacgtacacctctcttggctcaaaccaatcagttcaaacgaataccccttttgtactgaccaatcacccctacccaacttgttaccgccagtgaatgtgctaatcatgttttagagttgttatttgattttcctgaggtgtgtgatgatttgctaaaagaggctatgatgtatgtgaagtccctgccctctccaaaaaatgtataaaactgctgcaaaccctgggctcggggcctctcagcgtcaccagttgctgtgtgtgcgtgcggaggaccgagctagctcgcaataaacacctctttgctgcttacatcgatcttgggtctctggtagtctttgggggtcccgaattcgagcataacatgaACTTTGCttattaagaaacaaacaacagcCACCTCATGTCTCCTTTACATACTGATAAGGGAAAATAGGGAGAAGGCAATTAGTAGCACGAACATATTGTATTCTAGGTgctttacacattttaaatgatatatatcCTCATTTTAATTAGGTGGAAAGACATAAGCTAACTTGCTCATGTTCACATAGCTAAGAGACTATGATAACCCAGTTGCAACTGAATTCAAATCCAGTGTGTTTTCATCTTTGATCTGTATTACCCTGCAATAGGGTCATGACTCATATCACTACAGGATTGGGAGTGTTTATGATTGTTAATACATTTCTTTAGGACTGCACATGAATTAAAGTGACAGGGACTCCTATTTGTGGTTCTTTAAAGTATAAAAAGTATGTCAGAATGCCTTGTAGATAGTTGTCCTGCCAGTCTATCAAGTCTAGTTGCCAGCTTCttcaaaatgaaacaataataaaCTTATCTGAAATGGATTTTCCTTATCCTGAGAGAAATCACCTAAAAGGTTTCCTTTGGCTAGGTAAGTGTAAAAAGagcacatttcatttttttctagcattttggGAGCCTTAGACATCTTTATGGAGAGTGGTCCTctgtgagaaagaaaattatagtgaAATAGCAATGTTACAGAAGGAAAAGAGCTTCTTGAGAGGAGTTTTCAGTTTCTCTGCTCTGCCTCAGATCTAATTTTCAAAATCAGCCAGTGCTGCCACCATTCACCTCTGCTTAGAGACTTATTTGCAAATCTCTGCATCTCTCAGTACCAGAAGCAACACTCCTTTGGCATTTCCAGGAGAGTCACCGCAGCCAGAATCTTTACTGACTCTGTCCTGTGGGATGGCTGACTCTATATCTCTCCCATTTACTCCAACTAAGGTGAGCTGACAGAGTTGAAAGTGAGAGTGCTTTCTTGGAAGGTCCCTGCCTTGTTTGACTAGAAGATCCCTTTTCTGAACTTAATACTGGAGCTGGTAGCCAACATGGAATATCCACTGCCACTGCCGGTTATAGTTGGGCTGGGCACTTGGTGCAGGATTCACATTTTTACATGGGCCCTGGAGGATCCCTACTGGACTCTTTCCCCTGAGTAGATGCATCATGGGGAATGGAGCTGCAGCCTACTATGAGAAGAGATGAATTTTTGTTGCATGGAGAGTAATTGAAAGACGCTCAGTAGGGAGTCCTTGTGGCTACAACAAGAAGTTAACAATCTGTCAAAGGCATCTGAACACTACAAGTGAATGAATGGTTCACCTAACACCCGATAACAAATTGTACAATTTCCTCCTGCATACAAAATCATGAGAAAGGCAGGCTAaggtatatattttcttattttaaagtttttgactACAGGTTGGGATCtgaatcaaaacaaagaaaaagacatttataaaagactcttttttttttttttttccttttcccacttTGATGCTTCATCTTGCTCTTCCCCCATTTGGGGTGATACCCTGAACCACTGAGATAAGAATTAATAACACTGAATTGGTGATGAAGCACATGTTAGAAAATGTAGCTTCCACAAAGAGAAATACTTCTGGGTTAAGTCAGAGAGACAGTTGATGGATGCCTGGAACAGATCTtgtaagaaagaagaaagctttGGGCAAAGTTGTTTGGGCAATGTTCTTTGAAAACAGGCTCACACAGTCACTATCAACTTCTTGTGGACTTCCAGGTCTCTGACCACAGCACTGAATTCCTCAAAGGATAACTTCCCATCGCCGTCCTTATCCATGATGATGATGGTTTTGTCCACGAGCTGCTGTAGCTGCCAGTCCTTGAGGTTGTTCCCCACCATCATCTTCAGCACCTGGAAGAGCTCCCCGTTGGAGATGTAACCATCTTTATCTACGTCGTAGATCCTGAACGCGAACATCAACTTCTGCTCCTCGTCCCCTTTGACGCTGAACTGGGAGGTCCCCCGGATGAATTCCGTGAAGTCCACTTCTCCATTGCCGTCGGTGTCGAAGATGTCGATCACTC encodes:
- the Ppp3r2 gene encoding calcineurin subunit B type 2 yields the protein MGNEASYPKEMCSHFEPEEIKRLGRSFKKLDFDKSGALSVNEFMSLPELQQNPLVKRVIDIFDTDGNGEVDFTEFIRGTSQFSVKGDEEQKLMFAFRIYDVDKDGYISNGELFQVLKMMVGNNLKDWQLQQLVDKTIIIMDKDGDGKLSFEEFSAVVRDLEVHKKLIVTV